From the Drosophila willistoni isolate 14030-0811.24 chromosome 2L unlocalized genomic scaffold, UCI_dwil_1.1 Seg168, whole genome shotgun sequence genome, the window CAAATAATTATTTCTATTATCAACGACAAACATTCCACTTATTGTTTCTGTTATCAGCCACTGtttggcaaaacaaaaaaaatttaaggcTTAAAAGTGTTTCTAATCTTGGTCGACGACACTTTTAGGACTAATGTAACCAATTTTCGTTCATTTATGAGACGGGGTCCTTAAAATGTACCCGGCCTTTTAGCCCATTTTATACAGAACTTATTATAATGTAttgttgtattatattttgttaattttttgcttattaaCATTCAGCTttattttataactttttaataattactttttttcAGCACCAATCTGCCCAAGGAAATTATGGGGTTTCCGGACTATGAAATTGGCGAGAACGAAAAGTCCTATATAAAATCAGAGGAAATTCTTGATTTTTTAAACCAGTTTGCagatcattttgaattaaGAAATCATGTTCGATTCAATTCCTATGTTATTCGAGTCTTGAAAAAACGTAAAAAATGGCAggtaatttgatttaaaaaagaattacATTAATTTTCGAAtacttaaatttattaaatgtaGCTTAAAGTAGTTTAAAAAGTTATTGAATACAGTTTAAACTCAGAAAgctaataaatttaaataaaactttttttaattatagGTGCTGGTTAAAAATGTTGTAACTAATCAAATGGAATGCcaatattttgattatgtaATGGTGGCAAACGGTCACTATCATACGCCAAATTATGTTCAACTTAAGAACGGTCACCTATTTCAGGGAGAATATTTGCATAGCCATGACTTCAGACATAATGGACGATTTAAAGGTAGAAAGTAACACACTTTTTGTATGAACATAATgccaatttattttttcttttagataaGACTGTCTTAGTTATTGGTGCAGGGCCAAGCGGTTTAGACTTGTCCAATATTATATCGAAAGCAGCAAAAAGAGTATTTCTTAGTCATCATTTAGAGGCTATTGAAAATACaaagttttttgaaaatgttagCCAAAAACCAGATGTAAGAGAGTTGGATGAAGCTGGAGGCTTTTTTGTCGATGGATCATATGAAGAATTTGACACAATATTTTTCTGCACTGGCTATAAATATGCTTTCCCCTTCTTAACTGTCAACTCTGGAATATTTGTTGAAGACAATTGTGTCCAGGTCCTTTACAAACAATGCCTAAATGCAAAGTATCCTTCAATGGCCCTCATTGGATTGCCATTTTATGTGTGCGCCGCCCAAATGATGGACTTGCAAGCTCGATTCGTCCTAAGCTATTTCACTGGCAAGAACGAATTGCCATCTACTGAAGATATGAGATTGGAAACGGCAAAAAGCATGCAGACTCTCTGGGAAAAAGGCTACAGAAAAAGACAGGCTCACATGCTTGGAGTTGATCAGGTAAAATGATGCAATTTGATTATGTGTGTTCCTATCTATATATTAATTCCTATATTTTTAGATTAATTATTTCACTGACCTGGCGGAGACGgctaaagttaaaaatattcGTCCCGTAATGGCCAAATTACATAACGAAAGTAGTAATCACTTTAAAAAGAGCCTTTTAAACTTTCGCGAGAATATCTTCAAGATTGTTGACGACGAAACATTTGTCCAAGttaattaatttactttatgCTTTTGTTCTTGCCTCTATACTAATTTCGTTACCATATTTGTAAATCTTTTCAGAAGTATATGCTTAATCAATTCATtgattgttttattttgttatgtaaagttttacaatttcaaaaactatttcattgttaacaataaatttacaatttttccAATTACAATTCATAAggcatgtacatatatgaaaacACAACAGTTGCCGCAATACCAAGTACACTTTAAGAACAATCACTTTTATGTTAAaatgatgataataataattgataGGGTCTTGATCCCAAAAACCTTGATACTCTAGAAATGTGGCACAGCTCAGAAATATGTAAGTATCGGTATGTTAGTCTATTAAAATATAAGGACTAAATGTCTAAACTCattcaaatttaatatataattttaaatgagATTATAGTTAAAACGTTTAACTATTATCTGATGAAAAACATTCAATCCAATTAATGTTGAATAAAGATTCTTTCAATTGAACGAACTTATTGTACCTTTCAATTGTTATAAATCGTCCAGGCACTCTCTAAAATCTTTTAGCGATTTGTTTAGTATATTGTGTACTTATTTtgtaataaacaaataattgaTAAGTCGTATAGACACCATAAATACAGAGTATTCATAAACAACAATCAAATAATCAAACGATGCCATATAACAAGTCCAATGGCAAAATGATTGTgagaataattttaaaatttatatagacATTTGCATCCGTGGACTGCGGATCGTACTGAAAAAGTTTTTGTAGCGGATCGTTTTGTATAGTTCAGCGAATCAATAATGAATGTGTGTATTATCGGTGCTGGAACTGCGGGCCTATGCTGTGCGCGAC encodes:
- the LOC6641083 gene encoding senecionine N-oxygenase, yielding MSVCIIGAGTAGLSSARHAKQHGLNPTIFELSDKIGGTWVYNEKTGSVNGIDIHSSMYTNLRTNLPKEIMGFPDYEIGENEKSYIKSEEILDFLNQFADHFELRNHVRFNSYVIRVLKKRKKWQVLVKNVVTNQMECQYFDYVMVANGHYHTPNYVQLKNGHLFQGEYLHSHDFRHNGRFKDKTVLVIGAGPSGLDLSNIISKAAKRVFLSHHLEAIENTKFFENVSQKPDVRELDEAGGFFVDGSYEEFDTIFFCTGYKYAFPFLTVNSGIFVEDNCVQVLYKQCLNAKYPSMALIGLPFYVCAAQMMDLQARFVLSYFTGKNELPSTEDMRLETAKSMQTLWEKGYRKRQAHMLGVDQINYFTDLAETAKVKNIRPVMAKLHNESSNHFKKSLLNFRENIFKIVDDETFVQVN